In Lapillicoccus jejuensis, the DNA window CCAACGTCGAGCAGGAGGTTGCCGCCGCGGGAGACGACGTCGAGCAGGTGCCGGACGGCGGCCGGGCCGTCGAGGTGGTGCTCGGGGCCCTCGACCTGGTTGTAGCCGAAGGAGAAGCCGATGCCGCGGCAGTTCTCCCAGGCGTCGTCGGCCTCGGCCGAGCGGCCCTGCTGGTACTCGCTGGTGCGGAAGTCCCAGTGGGTCAGGCCGAAGCGGTCGTTGACGACGCCCTCGGGGTTGGCCGCGTAGAAGGCGTCGAGGACGTGGGTGAAGGACAGCGGGCCCTCGGGCTTGCCGGCGTCGGGCCAGTCGATGTCGCCCCACAGCAGGTCGGGTCGGTAGCGCTCGACCAGGTCGAGCAGATGGGCGTTCGCGTACGCCGTGTACTCCTCGTCCACCGGCTTCTGCGCGATGCCGTCGAGGCCGCGGGTGATCGGGCCGAGGTCGCGCACGTGCCAGTCGAGGCCGCCGGAGTAGTAGGTGCCGAACCGGAGCCCGTGGCGGCGGGCGGCGTCGGCGTAGGCGCCGACGAGGTCGCGTCGCGGGCCGCGGGCGACGGTGTCGCGGCCGTCGGTGCCGGGCGCGTCCCACAGCGTGATGCCGTCGTGGTGCTTCGTCGTCGGGACGACGTAGCGGGCGCCGGCCCGGGCGAAGAGGGCGGCCTGCTCGTCGGGGTCGAAGTCCTCGGCCCGCCAGAGGTCGAGGAAGTCGTCGTACGGGCGGCCGCCCCACACCTCGCGGTGGTGCTGCTGCGCCGGGCTGCCGTCGATGCGGATCGTGTTGGCGTACCACTCGGCGTAGGGGACGTGGGCGAACCAGTACTCGTCGTCGAGCGTGCCGAGCTCGCCGACCGGCTCGGCCCAGGCCGGCACCGAGTAGGCGCCCCAGTGCACGAAGATGCCGAGCTTGGCGTCGCGGAACCACGACGGCACCTCGTGGACGAAGCGCTCGTACGCCGCCGGTCGCTGCGGCTGGTCCTCGAACATCGCCATGGTGCGGTGGGTCTCCTTCGTCCAGGTGCTCGGGAAGTGGTATCGCGGGACGCGGGTGTCAGCGGCCGGGGACGACGGCGTCGCCGACGTGCAGGGTGCCGGTGGTCAGCGGGAGGAGGCGGGTGCCGAACCAGGTCCGGCCGTCCCAGCGGCGGTGCCGGGCCAGGGTGCGGATGGGCTCCTTGCCACCGGCGAGGGTGACCGGGTCGATGGTCGTCATGACGCACCGGTCGCACAGCTCGGTCGTGCGGAAGTCGACGTCCCCGATGCGCACGGTCGGCCAGCCGTCCTCGGCGAAGGGCTCGTCGCCGTCGACGACGACGTTGGGCCGGAAGCGCAGGATGTCGAGCGGCTCGAGGGTCGGCGCGGCGCTCGTGTCGCTGAGGTCCTCGGGGTCGAGGTCGGCCGGGTCGGGGACGTCCGCGCCCTCGGCGACCCACGCGTTGAGCCGGTCCATCGAGGTCTCGCTGGCGAGCAGCAGCGGGCCGGTGTCCGCGAGCGACACGACGTCGCCGGGGTGCCCCCCGTGCGCGCCGGAGACGGGGCGGCTCGAGGGGTCCTCCTGCCACACCAGCCGCAGCCGGCGGCCGACCCGCTCGGTCAGCCAGTCGCCCACGTCGGCGTCGGCGGGTGCGGCGAAGGGCATCCGCGAGACGGACACGGGGACCGGCGGGAGCCCGAGCGGGGTGTCGACGAGGATGCTCGCGCCGTCGGCCCGGTCGGTCACCCGGATCGTGTCCTCGTCAACGACCTCGGCGGTGAGGCGCAGCAGCCCGTGGCACTCGCGGGCGGTGACGACGGTGCCCGCCTCGTCGACGACGCACCACCGCCGGTCGCCGGCCAGGCCCTGCGGCTCCACGTCGGCGGCGTCGACCTCGAGGCCGCCGAAGGACTTCACGGGGTACACCCGCAGCGCGGTCACCTGCATGCGGGCGATCCTGCCACGCGGGCGTGCCGGCC includes these proteins:
- a CDS encoding MOSC domain-containing protein; amino-acid sequence: MQVTALRVYPVKSFGGLEVDAADVEPQGLAGDRRWCVVDEAGTVVTARECHGLLRLTAEVVDEDTIRVTDRADGASILVDTPLGLPPVPVSVSRMPFAAPADADVGDWLTERVGRRLRLVWQEDPSSRPVSGAHGGHPGDVVSLADTGPLLLASETSMDRLNAWVAEGADVPDPADLDPEDLSDTSAAPTLEPLDILRFRPNVVVDGDEPFAEDGWPTVRIGDVDFRTTELCDRCVMTTIDPVTLAGGKEPIRTLARHRRWDGRTWFGTRLLPLTTGTLHVGDAVVPGR
- a CDS encoding alpha-L-fucosidase, with amino-acid sequence MAMFEDQPQRPAAYERFVHEVPSWFRDAKLGIFVHWGAYSVPAWAEPVGELGTLDDEYWFAHVPYAEWYANTIRIDGSPAQQHHREVWGGRPYDDFLDLWRAEDFDPDEQAALFARAGARYVVPTTKHHDGITLWDAPGTDGRDTVARGPRRDLVGAYADAARRHGLRFGTYYSGGLDWHVRDLGPITRGLDGIAQKPVDEEYTAYANAHLLDLVERYRPDLLWGDIDWPDAGKPEGPLSFTHVLDAFYAANPEGVVNDRFGLTHWDFRTSEYQQGRSAEADDAWENCRGIGFSFGYNQVEGPEHHLDGPAAVRHLLDVVSRGGNLLLDVGPDAAGRIPPLQRACLEQLGDWMERHGDAVHGTRPLAAAVARPTHDGDDPGGPWLRWTASADHRTAYGVVDAGPGDVRLTADPDRVDPAGARLLDGTTDGTPVPAVADGDGVRVTVPAPAVPGPQVVALPVR